A stretch of the bacterium genome encodes the following:
- a CDS encoding carboxypeptidase regulatory-like domain-containing protein, with product MNHRNTIWKGLLACAVLMAMVTTAFAVTEADVVRLKNKLTSGETLTKAESLLALEAEEVFGSKILGDSPFQSPRQPRQPLDDYVFETVAYEWIDITGNGTPAGITGDDQNVGPFNLGFTFSFYEQSYTSVRMCSNGWASFTSTTAEYFNGSIPSTATPNGALYPFWDDLYPPSGGTFFYYADAANQRFIMSWINVPHIGSTTELYSFQIVLYANGNIRYNYQTVFVGGTYGNTTCTVGIENAAGTDALQVCYDGNGTLPTSQTSFLISQPDGVPNPPTNVTATPSGNTVVFTWVDPTHDTNGNPLTPSGIQIWMGPVGTGTLLATVAPGVQTYTATNLQAGNYTFNLRAAAGQYFSGAVTVNAVVGNPSYFSDFEADNGELVSSGGWEWGAPSGVGPAGAYSGQNCWGTIIAGNYANSACYYLDIDQELTVSSDAATLEFRMWLNAETSWDGINIKVSTDGGQNWVIVQDVAPVYSQATTVGNANCHAQEPGWSGNQSAAGWRLMVVQLGQFAGTTPIIRFSFGSDASVQYPGVYIDDVILWGFGEPEFATVSGTVSLDGGAGTITSVTVSANGIGNPTTNPAANGSYTLTNVLTGNRRISGALAGYNTARQDIVLTAGGATNVNLTLVRLNPPVPTNLVGSANNQTGVVTLDWDNSTDPLVDDYPVYRRLQGDQDWVLQGTPTTSSFEQTLPGPGIYQFAVAARDIHVSTPVVSDLSPSINVLYGNLPVTSIGWSGNYDDRIRLNWLEPGIAEGQEIFYDDGTSETWFRVATPNGPNDYFCVRMTPPADATYPLMLYAANIYMEREDPIPLVALCRPNASNTGADLNNPLFSWTNIGADATPGWLFAETDGSVFLSAPGDFYIVIQFPPGGTGPGCGSDNSAPDLRSYWSNTYPTWNLWTSNDWMMRAWVGGPPPQGLAGGDGGIELVQIDGRGGYAEDRIPSRMTATLPPLDESRATKVEYVARAAYDSQSGFENPLDQWFAPYSRAPQVLLRVDRRGGNALDELLSYNIYRNAVQVGNVLAPTTTYMDIGVVENTPYQYYVTAVYDNGESGPSPTVTAMCNMPPAAPTNLTAEPQGSTQMVLSWVAPTTNGDATPLVDLAGYNVYRSGVLAGSTAAGVTTFTDTPPNPQFFYTWTVKAIDEVPNESAPSNGATAAVLSPWEIVDYEWIDIVGVGTVIVNGDDINSGMMPLPWNFEFYGTNYTQFSVCSNGFLSFTGTSASLGNGAIPSTAEPNGAIYPFWDDLNPGAGGDVYMYNDVNNERMIIAWVDVPHYGNNNLYTFQVILEPPTSITLQYMSMSDISSGTVGVENAAGTEAIMLFNNGTSPFGWSPTNQSAVAFWAPEPTYGPISGTVTLDGGTGNVTQVLVRASGRGTPTTNPNAQGQYTLAQVATGNRTVTGSLTGYNTTTVAVPNHTEGGTTGVNITLRRANPPVPTGLVGSVNSATGVVNLDWDNSTDPLVDDYPVYRRLQGEQNWVLQGTPTQSQFTQTLTASGIYQYAVAARDNNASTPVVSDLTNPVTLLYGELPPTGLAANGNYDDRIVLSWFAPGTPPEFELSYDDGTNEVQGIAWWGGSPTFGWMATKFQATAGNVTVTRIKPFWSADAQVPQNVPVEVAVFADNAGVPTFTPLGVTNFLKNGVGAFQDVELTTPVTIPSPVFWVGVRQIGANALGLGGDNDTPFINNTFKYSFDGTAWTAFEPGLLTIPMLRCYAIGQFGGLMELSPAPISVSAEDLAVRTEVVKSNQNVTVTTHVDEMSMTTSCEVTPLAELQARGARAVMPHFPTIAPRISDERGGRTPRSLDDVTNYRVYRGGTQIAQVPATVLTYTDLNRIENTPYQYYVTALYDNGQESGPTLTVTAMCNMAPNAPSGLVANPLGTTQMALAWVAPNTNADGTPLVDLAGFRIYRDGNQVGTTAPGVTTYIDSPPDNQTFYTWTIRAIDEVPNVSNPSNSAIGAIVSPWEVADYEWIDITGNGTPAGITGDDQTVGPFPLGFNFEYFGQTYSSIRMCSNGFASFTSTAATFTNATIPTAAEPNTVLCPFWDDLYPPTGGGQYLYYSDAANGRFIMSWINVPHISSSTARYTFQIVLEAGGGIYFNYQLVASDAPGVTSMTIGVENETGTDGILLNFNGAGPFTPANLTSVSFWAGPSGEINGIVREFGSNAPIANCEVWIEEISEFTLTDAQGNFVISVDPGTYTVRAHKLGYCDQVAQNVVVEDGGATTRTFSMRQPNATFNVSSLNIFATFGQNGVSGMEITNPTQGAMTCDVTYSITSDENWLVATPAQGTIAVNGTQFITVTANVAAFPVGEYTANLTIDHNDTGSPYEVPVTVVVSLTANETSVLPTEFALNANYPNPFNPSTSLNFDVPNEAHVQLIVYNVRGQEVARPLDATVQAGRHTVTFNADNLPTGMYLVKMTAPNFDAVQKIVLLK from the coding sequence ATGAATCACCGGAACACCATTTGGAAGGGGCTGTTAGCCTGTGCAGTGCTAATGGCGATGGTCACGACCGCCTTCGCAGTGACGGAAGCGGATGTCGTGCGCTTGAAGAACAAGTTAACCAGCGGGGAAACGCTGACTAAAGCAGAGTCCCTGCTTGCGCTTGAAGCAGAAGAAGTTTTTGGAAGCAAGATACTGGGCGACTCTCCGTTTCAGTCGCCGCGCCAGCCACGCCAGCCGCTTGATGACTATGTCTTTGAGACGGTGGCGTACGAGTGGATTGACATCACAGGCAACGGAACGCCTGCGGGGATAACAGGTGATGACCAAAACGTCGGGCCGTTTAACCTTGGTTTCACATTCTCATTCTACGAACAATCGTATACGTCAGTCAGAATGTGCTCGAACGGTTGGGCATCATTTACGAGCACCACCGCGGAGTACTTTAACGGATCAATACCGTCAACGGCAACTCCCAATGGTGCGCTGTATCCGTTCTGGGACGACCTGTATCCACCTTCGGGCGGAACATTCTTCTATTATGCGGATGCGGCAAATCAGCGTTTCATCATGAGCTGGATTAACGTGCCGCATATCGGTTCGACAACGGAGCTTTACTCGTTTCAGATTGTTTTGTACGCCAACGGTAACATCCGGTATAACTATCAGACCGTCTTTGTCGGCGGCACGTACGGGAACACGACATGTACGGTAGGCATTGAAAACGCCGCCGGTACGGACGCATTGCAGGTTTGTTACGACGGCAATGGCACGCTGCCGACCAGTCAGACCTCTTTCTTGATTTCTCAGCCTGATGGCGTGCCGAACCCGCCGACCAACGTCACGGCGACACCGAGTGGCAACACGGTCGTCTTCACGTGGGTGGACCCCACGCACGACACCAACGGCAATCCGTTGACTCCGAGCGGCATTCAGATTTGGATGGGTCCGGTAGGAACGGGCACCTTGCTGGCAACTGTGGCCCCCGGTGTTCAGACCTACACAGCCACGAACTTGCAGGCCGGTAACTACACATTCAATTTGCGCGCAGCCGCCGGTCAATATTTTAGCGGTGCGGTAACAGTGAACGCAGTTGTGGGCAACCCGTCCTATTTTTCCGACTTTGAAGCAGATAACGGCGAACTGGTTTCCAGCGGAGGTTGGGAATGGGGCGCGCCTTCCGGAGTTGGTCCGGCCGGAGCCTACAGCGGTCAAAACTGCTGGGGAACCATTATCGCCGGAAACTATGCCAACTCTGCTTGCTACTATCTCGATATCGATCAGGAATTGACCGTCTCATCGGATGCGGCGACTCTTGAGTTTCGCATGTGGCTGAATGCCGAGACGAGTTGGGACGGTATCAACATCAAGGTCAGCACGGATGGTGGTCAGAACTGGGTGATTGTTCAGGATGTTGCTCCCGTATACAGTCAGGCTACAACGGTGGGTAATGCGAACTGCCATGCTCAGGAGCCCGGCTGGTCAGGCAATCAGTCGGCTGCCGGATGGCGTCTGATGGTTGTGCAATTAGGTCAATTCGCGGGCACCACGCCGATTATTCGTTTCAGCTTTGGTTCAGACGCATCCGTGCAGTATCCTGGTGTATACATCGACGATGTCATTCTCTGGGGATTCGGCGAACCTGAGTTTGCCACAGTGTCCGGAACGGTATCGCTCGATGGCGGCGCGGGAACGATAACGTCTGTGACTGTGTCTGCCAATGGAATTGGCAACCCGACGACCAATCCTGCCGCCAATGGCAGCTATACGTTGACAAACGTCTTGACGGGTAATCGCCGCATTTCTGGCGCGCTGGCCGGTTATAACACCGCTCGTCAGGATATCGTGCTCACAGCAGGCGGCGCCACGAACGTCAATTTAACACTCGTTCGTTTGAACCCGCCTGTCCCGACGAATCTTGTCGGTTCGGCCAATAATCAGACTGGTGTAGTGACTCTCGATTGGGATAATTCCACAGATCCGTTGGTGGATGACTATCCAGTCTATCGTCGTTTGCAAGGTGATCAGGACTGGGTGCTGCAAGGTACGCCGACAACATCGTCTTTTGAACAGACGCTGCCTGGTCCCGGTATCTATCAGTTTGCGGTGGCGGCACGCGATATCCACGTCTCCACTCCGGTGGTGTCCGATCTTTCTCCGTCCATCAACGTGCTTTACGGCAATTTGCCTGTCACATCGATTGGGTGGAGCGGCAACTATGACGACCGGATTCGCTTGAATTGGCTGGAGCCGGGCATCGCGGAAGGTCAGGAAATTTTCTACGACGATGGAACATCGGAAACGTGGTTCCGCGTCGCGACCCCGAACGGCCCGAATGACTACTTCTGCGTGCGCATGACACCGCCTGCCGATGCGACGTATCCGCTGATGCTCTATGCAGCGAATATCTACATGGAACGGGAAGATCCAATTCCCTTGGTGGCTCTCTGTCGTCCCAATGCATCCAATACCGGTGCAGACTTGAACAACCCGCTCTTCTCTTGGACAAACATCGGCGCGGATGCAACACCGGGTTGGCTGTTCGCCGAAACCGATGGCTCCGTGTTCCTCTCTGCGCCGGGTGATTTCTACATTGTCATTCAGTTCCCGCCGGGAGGCACCGGACCGGGTTGCGGATCAGATAATAGCGCACCGGATCTCCGCTCTTACTGGTCAAACACCTATCCGACGTGGAACCTGTGGACATCCAACGACTGGATGATGCGCGCGTGGGTTGGTGGTCCGCCGCCGCAAGGCCTTGCTGGTGGCGATGGCGGCATCGAACTTGTACAGATTGACGGTCGTGGCGGCTACGCCGAAGACCGCATTCCATCGAGAATGACGGCCACTTTGCCGCCGCTCGATGAATCGCGTGCCACAAAGGTTGAATACGTCGCACGTGCGGCATATGATAGTCAGTCCGGTTTCGAGAATCCGCTGGATCAGTGGTTTGCACCTTACAGCCGCGCTCCGCAAGTGTTGTTGCGCGTGGATCGTCGTGGCGGCAATGCGCTTGATGAGCTATTGAGCTATAACATCTACCGCAATGCTGTTCAAGTAGGCAACGTACTGGCTCCCACGACCACCTACATGGATATCGGCGTGGTTGAGAATACGCCGTATCAGTATTATGTCACGGCAGTTTATGATAACGGCGAATCCGGTCCATCTCCGACCGTAACCGCGATGTGTAACATGCCGCCCGCAGCACCCACGAACTTGACAGCCGAACCGCAAGGCTCCACGCAAATGGTGCTGTCATGGGTGGCTCCGACCACGAACGGCGATGCGACACCGTTGGTCGACCTCGCGGGATATAACGTCTATCGTTCCGGTGTGTTGGCCGGTTCGACTGCAGCGGGAGTCACAACCTTCACAGACACTCCGCCCAATCCGCAGTTCTTCTATACATGGACAGTCAAAGCTATCGACGAAGTGCCGAATGAGTCGGCTCCGTCCAACGGCGCAACCGCCGCTGTGCTTAGTCCGTGGGAAATCGTGGACTACGAGTGGATCGACATCGTCGGTGTCGGCACAGTCATTGTCAACGGCGACGATATTAACTCCGGCATGATGCCGCTGCCGTGGAACTTTGAATTCTACGGAACCAACTACACGCAATTCAGCGTTTGCTCAAACGGATTCCTATCCTTCACAGGCACGTCTGCCAGCTTGGGCAACGGTGCGATACCGAGCACTGCTGAACCGAACGGGGCAATCTATCCGTTCTGGGACGACTTGAATCCCGGCGCGGGCGGTGACGTCTACATGTACAACGACGTCAACAACGAGCGCATGATTATCGCGTGGGTTGATGTTCCGCACTATGGAAACAACAATCTTTACACGTTCCAGGTGATTCTGGAGCCACCGACGTCCATTACGCTGCAGTACATGTCCATGTCGGATATCAGCAGTGGAACAGTTGGTGTTGAGAATGCCGCCGGCACCGAAGCGATCATGCTCTTCAACAACGGCACGAGTCCGTTTGGCTGGTCGCCGACGAACCAGTCTGCTGTGGCGTTCTGGGCACCCGAACCGACGTACGGTCCGATTTCCGGTACAGTAACGTTGGATGGCGGCACAGGAAACGTAACGCAGGTGCTCGTTCGTGCCAGCGGTCGCGGGACGCCGACAACGAATCCCAACGCGCAAGGTCAGTATACCTTGGCACAAGTGGCAACTGGTAATCGCACCGTGACAGGTTCGCTCACCGGTTACAACACGACGACTGTTGCAGTTCCGAATCACACGGAAGGCGGCACCACGGGCGTGAACATCACGTTGCGCCGTGCGAATCCGCCCGTCCCAACTGGTCTTGTCGGCTCGGTGAACAGTGCAACGGGTGTTGTGAATCTGGATTGGGATAACTCGACCGATCCGTTGGTGGATGACTATCCGGTCTACCGCCGTCTGCAAGGTGAGCAAAACTGGGTTCTGCAAGGCACCCCGACGCAGTCACAGTTCACGCAAACCTTGACGGCCAGCGGAATCTATCAATACGCCGTCGCTGCTCGCGATAACAACGCATCAACGCCGGTCGTTTCGGACTTGACAAATCCTGTAACGTTGCTCTACGGCGAACTTCCACCGACGGGCTTGGCCGCGAACGGAAACTACGACGACCGCATAGTGCTCTCGTGGTTCGCCCCCGGCACACCGCCTGAATTTGAATTGTCTTACGACGACGGTACGAACGAAGTGCAGGGTATCGCATGGTGGGGCGGCAGCCCGACCTTCGGTTGGATGGCTACGAAGTTCCAGGCTACTGCCGGTAACGTCACTGTCACACGCATCAAGCCGTTCTGGAGTGCCGATGCGCAAGTTCCGCAGAATGTGCCGGTGGAAGTCGCGGTGTTTGCAGACAATGCCGGAGTTCCCACTTTTACTCCTCTGGGAGTAACGAACTTCCTGAAGAATGGAGTTGGCGCTTTCCAGGATGTTGAACTCACGACTCCGGTGACTATACCGAGTCCTGTTTTCTGGGTTGGCGTTCGCCAGATTGGCGCCAACGCTTTGGGCTTGGGCGGCGATAACGACACTCCGTTTATCAACAACACCTTTAAGTACAGCTTCGATGGCACGGCCTGGACGGCGTTTGAACCCGGCCTGCTGACGATTCCCATGCTGCGCTGCTATGCGATTGGTCAGTTCGGCGGTTTGATGGAACTTTCGCCCGCACCGATAAGTGTGTCTGCAGAAGACCTTGCGGTTCGTACGGAAGTTGTAAAGTCAAACCAGAACGTCACAGTGACGACGCACGTAGATGAAATGAGCATGACCACGTCCTGCGAAGTGACTCCGCTTGCGGAATTGCAGGCTCGCGGTGCCCGCGCGGTCATGCCGCACTTCCCGACGATTGCTCCGCGCATCTCGGATGAACGAGGTGGCCGCACGCCTCGCAGTCTGGATGATGTAACGAACTATCGCGTCTATCGCGGTGGCACGCAGATCGCTCAGGTTCCGGCCACTGTGTTGACCTACACCGACTTGAACCGCATCGAGAACACGCCGTATCAGTATTATGTCACGGCGCTGTATGATAACGGTCAGGAATCCGGTCCGACGCTGACGGTCACGGCGATGTGCAACATGGCGCCGAACGCTCCGTCCGGTCTGGTTGCCAATCCGCTTGGCACTACGCAAATGGCACTGGCATGGGTTGCGCCCAACACGAACGCCGACGGAACGCCTTTGGTTGACCTTGCAGGCTTCCGCATCTACCGTGATGGCAATCAAGTGGGTACGACCGCTCCCGGCGTGACAACCTACATTGACTCGCCGCCGGACAATCAGACCTTCTACACATGGACCATCAGAGCCATTGACGAAGTCCCGAACGTCTCTAACCCGTCCAACTCGGCCATCGGTGCGATTGTCAGCCCGTGGGAAGTCGCGGACTACGAATGGATTGACATCACCGGCAACGGTACACCTGCCGGAATCACCGGCGACGATCAGACGGTCGGGCCGTTCCCGCTCGGTTTCAACTTCGAGTACTTCGGTCAGACCTACAGCAGCATCAGAATGTGTTCGAACGGTTTTGCCTCCTTTACCAGCACGGCAGCGACTTTCACGAATGCCACAATTCCGACCGCTGCTGAGCCTAACACCGTGTTGTGCCCGTTCTGGGATGACTTGTATCCACCCACAGGCGGCGGTCAATACCTCTACTACTCGGATGCCGCGAACGGTCGCTTCATCATGAGCTGGATTAACGTACCGCACATTTCGAGTTCGACTGCGCGCTACACCTTCCAGATAGTACTTGAGGCGGGCGGCGGAATCTACTTCAACTATCAATTGGTCGCCAGCGATGCTCCGGGCGTCACGAGTATGACGATTGGTGTCGAGAATGAAACAGGAACCGACGGTATTCTGTTGAACTTCAACGGTGCCGGTCCGTTCACGCCGGCCAACCTGACGTCCGTGTCCTTCTGGGCAGGTCCGTCAGGAGAAATCAATGGTATCGTCCGCGAGTTTGGTTCCAACGCTCCTATTGCCAACTGTGAAGTCTGGATCGAAGAGATTTCCGAGTTCACGTTGACCGATGCACAAGGTAACTTTGTCATCTCGGTCGACCCGGGCACCTACACCGTCCGCGCTCACAAACTGGGTTACTGCGATCAGGTTGCTCAGAACGTCGTCGTTGAAGACGGTGGCGCAACAACGCGTACCTTCAGCATGCGTCAACCTAACGCAACGTTTAACGTAAGCTCGCTGAACATTTTCGCGACCTTCGGTCAGAACGGCGTGTCCGGAATGGAAATTACGAACCCGACGCAGGGTGCCATGACTTGTGATGTCACCTATTCTATTACAAGTGATGAGAATTGGCTGGTCGCAACACCTGCACAAGGCACCATCGCTGTCAATGGCACGCAATTCATTACCGTCACGGCCAACGTGGCCGCCTTCCCGGTTGGGGAGTATACGGCGAATTTGACGATTGATCACAACGACACCGGAAGCCCGTATGAAGTTCCGGTGACAGTGGTCGTCTCGCTGACTGCAAACGAGACGTCTGTGCTGCCGACCGAGTTTGCGTTGAACGCGAACTATCCGAATCCCTTCAATCCGTCCACGTCGTTGAATTTCGATGTGCCGAATGAAGCTCACGTTCAATTGATTGTTTACAATGTGCGCGGTCAGGAAGTCGCTCGTCCGCTCGACGCGACGGTTCAGGCCGGCCGCCACACGGTTACCTTCAATGCTGACAACCTGCCGACGGGTATGTATCTTGTGAAGATGACTGCGCCGAATTTTGATGCGGTGCAGAAGATTGTCCTGCTGAAGTAA
- a CDS encoding MBL fold metallo-hydrolase, which translates to MKITFHGAAGGVTGTKHLVEAGGKRILLDCGMFQGRRKEALELNWGMPEELSHVDAVVLSHAHLDHCGLLPLLVNRGYKGPIFATSPTIEIAEYILKDSASIQESDRRWLEKERIPVEHPAEPLYEVDDVPATMSKFQESPYAKPLNGKWQTIVPGVRLKMFNAGHILGSAWVMLEFDGEAGPERVAFSGDVGRFHTPILKDPEYCDEQSPVLLLESTYGNRVHKPRELAYEKLQKAIQRATDRKGKVVIPAFALGRTQELIYVLHRMHDEGSIPEIPIYVDSPLGINMTAVYRKHREQYDKESKQDFPDPGDYPLVDERILYTRTVRESMQLNDKEGPFIVIASSGMLEGGRIRHHLRNTISDERNIIMMIGFQAEHTLGRRLVEREPQVRLFNEWYDVKAEVITINEFSAHADAKELHAFAGNLAGLRKVFLVHGEHDQAVSLRDRLLYDNDQLEVNIPQRGESFTL; encoded by the coding sequence ATGAAGATCACATTCCACGGAGCCGCCGGCGGCGTCACAGGCACAAAACATCTTGTTGAAGCTGGCGGCAAGCGTATTCTGCTCGATTGCGGCATGTTTCAAGGACGGCGCAAGGAAGCTCTTGAACTAAACTGGGGCATGCCTGAGGAATTGTCACATGTGGACGCAGTAGTCCTGTCGCACGCGCACCTGGATCATTGCGGCCTGCTTCCGTTATTAGTCAATCGCGGATATAAGGGTCCCATCTTTGCAACTTCTCCGACTATAGAAATTGCGGAATACATTCTGAAAGACAGTGCATCTATTCAGGAGAGCGACCGCCGCTGGTTGGAGAAGGAGCGTATTCCAGTTGAACATCCCGCTGAACCTCTGTACGAAGTTGACGACGTACCCGCGACAATGTCGAAGTTCCAAGAGTCGCCTTACGCCAAACCTTTGAATGGAAAGTGGCAGACTATTGTTCCCGGAGTCCGCTTGAAGATGTTCAATGCGGGGCACATCCTGGGTTCTGCGTGGGTGATGCTTGAATTTGACGGTGAAGCGGGTCCTGAGCGAGTTGCATTTTCCGGTGATGTGGGGCGGTTTCATACGCCAATCCTCAAGGATCCTGAGTATTGTGACGAGCAGTCTCCCGTGCTACTGCTGGAGTCAACCTATGGGAACCGCGTCCACAAGCCGCGCGAACTGGCCTATGAGAAGCTGCAGAAGGCTATTCAACGCGCAACGGACCGCAAGGGCAAGGTAGTGATTCCGGCGTTCGCTTTGGGACGCACACAGGAGTTGATCTACGTATTGCACCGGATGCACGATGAAGGGTCGATCCCCGAAATTCCAATTTACGTGGACAGCCCGCTCGGAATCAACATGACGGCAGTCTATCGTAAGCATCGCGAGCAGTACGACAAGGAGTCCAAGCAGGACTTTCCAGATCCGGGCGATTATCCATTGGTGGATGAACGCATCCTCTATACGAGGACTGTGCGTGAGTCCATGCAGCTGAACGACAAAGAGGGGCCGTTCATCGTCATTGCGTCATCGGGCATGTTGGAAGGCGGACGTATTCGGCACCATCTGCGCAATACTATCAGCGATGAACGCAACATCATCATGATGATCGGCTTTCAAGCGGAACACACCTTGGGACGGCGGCTGGTCGAGAGGGAACCGCAAGTGCGATTGTTCAACGAGTGGTACGACGTGAAGGCGGAGGTGATCACCATCAACGAATTCAGCGCGCATGCGGACGCCAAAGAACTGCACGCGTTCGCAGGAAACTTAGCCGGGCTACGAAAAGTGTTTCTGGTGCACGGCGAACACGATCAAGCCGTTTCTCTTCGTGACCGGCTTCTGTACGACAACGATCAGTTGGAAGTGAACATTCCGCAGCGCGGAGAAAGCTTTACGTTGTAG
- a CDS encoding fasciclin domain-containing protein, producing the protein MNRFITLIAASSLLLMTALATAGDKKAHTGAALTKNAAQQDIVATAISAGSFNTLVSAVQAAGLVETLQGPGPFTVFAPNDAAFAKLPKGTLEALLADKAKLASVLTYHVVSGTVTAADALKLAGKDAATVNGQSFKVTVRDGAVMVDNATVIATDIQCSNGIIHVIDTVILPK; encoded by the coding sequence ATGAATCGATTCATTACTCTGATCGCAGCTTCTTCGCTGCTACTCATGACGGCACTTGCCACAGCAGGCGACAAGAAGGCGCACACAGGAGCCGCTCTGACCAAGAATGCCGCACAGCAGGATATTGTCGCCACGGCGATCAGCGCAGGAAGTTTCAACACACTCGTCTCTGCGGTTCAAGCCGCGGGTTTGGTCGAGACACTGCAAGGACCGGGACCGTTTACGGTTTTCGCCCCTAACGACGCGGCCTTTGCCAAGCTTCCAAAGGGAACGCTCGAGGCACTGCTGGCAGACAAGGCCAAGCTTGCTTCCGTACTGACTTATCATGTCGTTTCGGGGACAGTAACTGCCGCGGATGCGCTGAAGCTTGCAGGGAAGGATGCAGCAACGGTCAACGGCCAGAGCTTCAAGGTTACAGTCAGGGACGGCGCTGTGATGGTTGACAATGCTACGGTGATCGCCACCGACATTCAGTGCTCAAACGGCATCATTCATGTCATCGACACGGTGATACTGCCCAAGTAA
- a CDS encoding DUF378 domain-containing protein — translation MQFVNILTKILVIVGGLNWGLVGLANFDLVATLFGNMTGLSRTVYSLVGLSAVYQAFRIKS, via the coding sequence ATGCAATTCGTCAACATCCTTACCAAGATTCTCGTCATTGTCGGAGGCTTGAACTGGGGCCTTGTCGGACTCGCCAACTTCGACCTTGTTGCGACACTATTCGGAAACATGACCGGACTTTCGCGAACCGTCTATAGTCTGGTGGGGCTATCGGCTGTCTACCAGGCGTTCCGAATCAAATCTTAA
- a CDS encoding XRE family transcriptional regulator, which yields MRNNVPRNEKTSPEAIDTLTPYLAQYTLGEKIRRLRLRKSMGLVELGRHTGLSAAMLSKLENNHVVPTLQTLSRIALVFSVGLDHFFADPSKHQTIAITRASERMQFDEKLDTKEVLYSFECLDYSATDRKSNEYLATIKRHEDGTLPQHTHEGHEFIYVLSGTLGLQVEGEEITLHKADTAYFNARLPHGYRSIGESDCKAIVVTVP from the coding sequence ATGCGCAACAATGTTCCCCGCAATGAAAAGACAAGCCCCGAGGCCATTGATACGCTGACTCCCTACCTCGCGCAGTACACTTTAGGCGAGAAGATTCGCCGGCTAAGGCTTAGAAAAAGCATGGGCTTAGTCGAATTGGGGAGGCACACCGGCCTTTCCGCAGCCATGCTTTCCAAGCTTGAGAACAATCACGTTGTCCCGACTCTACAGACCCTCTCTCGGATCGCACTTGTCTTCTCGGTAGGATTGGATCACTTCTTCGCCGACCCGTCCAAGCACCAGACAATTGCCATTACGCGTGCATCCGAACGCATGCAGTTCGACGAGAAGCTGGACACCAAGGAAGTGCTGTATAGTTTCGAGTGTTTGGACTATTCGGCAACTGATCGAAAGTCCAATGAGTATCTTGCGACGATCAAGCGTCACGAAGACGGCACGCTTCCGCAGCACACGCATGAAGGTCACGAGTTCATCTATGTGTTGTCCGGCACACTCGGGCTGCAAGTGGAAGGCGAAGAGATTACACTCCACAAAGCTGACACCGCCTACTTCAACGCGCGGCTGCCGCACGGGTATCGCAGTATCGGCGAATCAGACTGCAAAGCCATCGTTGTCACCGTGCCGTAA